In Candidatus Falkowbacteria bacterium, a genomic segment contains:
- a CDS encoding MscL family protein produces MRKKLHAISDKSITFSQGLMSFLRKYSVIGLAIGVITAQASKDVVDAFVIGVFTPLIKLLVPGDFTNLVFVFHGVSFDIGRILNAGLTFLIIMAFLYFIIKTLLKNDELLDKK; encoded by the coding sequence ATGCGTAAAAAACTTCATGCTATAAGTGATAAAAGTATAACCTTTAGTCAGGGTTTAATGAGCTTTTTAAGGAAGTATTCCGTAATTGGCTTGGCTATTGGTGTGATAACTGCTCAAGCTTCAAAAGATGTTGTTGATGCTTTTGTTATTGGTGTTTTTACTCCTTTAATTAAACTGTTGGTGCCTGGAGATTTTACCAACTTAGTGTTTGTATTTCATGGGGTATCTTTTGATATTGGACGGATTTTAAATGCCGGATTAACATTTTTGATTATTATGGCTTTCTTATATTTTATAATTAAAACTCTTCTTAAAAATGATGAGTTACTTGATAAAAAATAA
- a CDS encoding peptidylprolyl isomerase has protein sequence MKKTIFALLFILTLSGCTSANKTTYYDSSGNNTVTEPVVPEVTKQTPMAPSNQTEDLTKIYSGATLVTTKGNIELAFYEESPITVNNFLTLVKAGFYDGTSFHRVIKDFMIQGGDPNSRNADRSTHGMGGPDYKFGDEFNDKKLVRGSLAMANSGPDTNGSQFFIVTAESTPWLDGKHTNFGYVVSGIDVVEAIEKVAVDANDHPVDDIKIEKIELKMK, from the coding sequence ATGAAAAAAACAATTTTTGCTTTACTTTTCATCCTAACTTTGTCAGGATGTACCAGTGCTAATAAAACAACTTATTATGATTCTTCAGGTAATAATACTGTCACAGAGCCAGTTGTACCTGAAGTTACAAAACAAACCCCTATGGCCCCATCAAATCAAACTGAAGACTTAACGAAAATTTATTCTGGTGCAACTCTAGTCACTACTAAAGGAAATATTGAGTTGGCTTTTTATGAAGAATCACCAATCACGGTTAATAATTTTTTGACCTTAGTCAAAGCTGGTTTTTATGATGGAACTTCATTTCACCGAGTAATTAAAGATTTTATGATTCAGGGAGGTGATCCAAATTCAAGAAATGCTGATCGTTCAACACATGGCATGGGTGGTCCAGATTATAAGTTTGGTGATGAATTTAATGACAAAAAATTAGTACGCGGTTCTTTGGCGATGGCTAACTCTGGACCAGATACTAATGGCTCACAGTTTTTTATTGTCACAGCCGAGTCAACTCCTTGGCTTGATGGCAAGCACACTAACTTTGGTTATGTAGTTTCTGGTATAGATGTTGTTGAAGCAATTGAGAAAGTTGCAGTCGATGCTAATGATCATCCAGTTGATGATATAAAGATTGAAAAGATTGAGTTAAAGATGAAATAG
- a CDS encoding HD domain-containing protein: protein MNKLNFPNYISDILTRLEKAGFEAYVVGGSVRDWLLGATPKDWDITTNAKPEQIMNVLPDSKYENTFGTVMVAIRNDAKEAEAVVEVTTYRSEQNYSDHRRPDSVVFEEKLENDLARRDFTINALAMASDGTVVDLFGGEKDIHKRIIRTVGEPVDRFKEDALRMLRAVRFRAQLGFAIEPKTERAIQKCAGIIKFVANERIRDELIYILSSDHPAEGIEKLQELKLLNYIIPELEEGIGMAQNHHHIHTVYDHNLLSLKHCPNPEWQVRFASLLHDIGKARTRKIINGGVTFYNHEIVGAKIVSKIVKRLRFSTDDSERIVNLVRNHMFYYNVDEVTAASVRRLIRKVGEANLSDLIDLRVADRLGSGVAKAMPYKLRHLQYMMDKVRHDPVSVKMLKINGHDLMTVLGVEPGPKIGMILDVLLSEVIEDPNLNTSDYLSKRSQELNSLELESLRAKAKEVITEKRIEEDDNLKKEFYVK, encoded by the coding sequence ATGAATAAACTTAATTTTCCAAATTATATTTCTGATATTTTAACCCGCTTAGAAAAGGCGGGTTTTGAGGCTTATGTAGTTGGTGGTTCTGTGCGAGACTGGTTACTTGGTGCAACGCCAAAAGATTGGGATATCACGACCAATGCCAAGCCGGAGCAGATTATGAACGTGCTACCGGATAGTAAATATGAGAATACTTTTGGAACGGTGATGGTGGCGATTCGAAATGATGCTAAAGAAGCAGAAGCAGTTGTTGAAGTAACAACCTATCGCAGTGAACAAAATTACAGTGATCACCGGCGTCCTGATTCTGTGGTATTTGAAGAAAAGTTAGAAAATGATTTAGCACGACGAGATTTTACTATCAATGCTTTAGCAATGGCTTCTGATGGAACAGTAGTTGATTTATTTGGTGGAGAAAAAGATATACACAAAAGAATTATTCGTACAGTTGGTGAGCCAGTTGATCGTTTTAAAGAAGATGCTTTGCGAATGTTACGTGCGGTTAGATTTAGAGCTCAACTTGGTTTTGCAATTGAACCAAAAACCGAACGAGCAATTCAAAAATGTGCAGGTATAATTAAATTTGTGGCCAATGAAAGAATTCGTGATGAATTAATTTATATTTTAAGTTCAGATCATCCAGCAGAAGGGATTGAAAAACTTCAAGAATTAAAGTTGCTTAACTATATTATCCCTGAGTTAGAAGAGGGAATTGGCATGGCGCAAAATCATCACCATATACATACCGTCTATGATCATAATCTTTTGTCTTTAAAACATTGCCCAAACCCAGAATGGCAGGTTCGTTTTGCCAGTTTGCTACATGATATAGGAAAAGCCAGAACCAGAAAAATTATTAATGGTGGTGTAACTTTTTATAATCATGAAATTGTTGGTGCTAAAATTGTTTCCAAGATTGTTAAGAGATTACGATTTTCAACAGATGATAGTGAGAGAATAGTTAATCTAGTCAGAAATCATATGTTCTATTATAATGTTGATGAAGTCACAGCTGCTTCAGTTCGACGATTGATTAGGAAGGTTGGTGAAGCTAATTTATCTGACTTAATTGACTTGCGTGTTGCTGATCGTTTGGGCTCTGGAGTGGCTAAGGCTATGCCCTATAAACTTCGACATTTGCAATACATGATGGATAAAGTTCGTCATGATCCAGTGTCTGTTAAAATGTTAAAAATTAATGGTCATGATTTGATGACGGTTTTAGGTGTTGAACCAGGACCAAAAATTGGTATGATTTTGGATGTTTTGCTGTCTGAAGTTATAGAAGATCCAAATTTAAATACCAGCGATTATTTGTCAAAAAGAAGTCAGGAATTGAATTCACTAGAATTAGAAAGTTTACGGGCAAAAGCTAAAGAAGTTATTACTGAAAAACGGATTGAGGAAGATGATAATTTAAAAAAAGAATTTTATGTTAAATAG
- a CDS encoding MGMT family protein: protein MSARKSSLSFREKVWSATKKIPQGKIATYAIIARMIKNPHSARAVGNALNANPFAPVVPCHRVVRADGSIGGFALGSKKKIALLRSEGIQIVNGKVASLQKYLFIK from the coding sequence ATGAGTGCCAGAAAGTCTTCTTTGAGTTTTAGAGAAAAAGTTTGGTCTGCAACAAAAAAGATTCCTCAAGGAAAAATTGCAACGTATGCAATCATTGCTAGAATGATTAAAAATCCACATAGCGCTCGTGCAGTGGGAAATGCCCTTAACGCAAATCCGTTTGCTCCGGTCGTGCCTTGCCATCGGGTAGTTAGAGCAGATGGTAGTATTGGTGGATTTGCCTTAGGTTCAAAAAAGAAAATTGCTTTATTAAGAAGTGAAGGTATACAAATAGTGAATGGCAAAGTAGCTTCTTTGCAAAAATATTTATTTATAAAATGA
- the nrdR gene encoding transcriptional repressor NrdR, with translation MRCPVCYFQDTKVVDSRVAVDGLSIRRRRECLKCGYRFSTYEEVEILDLTIVKRDGRKETYVREKLIKGLRRALEKRPITEEKFKKLVSLIERDLQVMRKNEILSDQIGQIVMKQLKKIDQVAYIRFASVYESFKDAQSFKKELNKLIKSGKKN, from the coding sequence ATGAGATGTCCAGTCTGTTATTTCCAGGATACTAAAGTAGTTGATTCACGAGTAGCGGTTGATGGTCTTTCAATTCGTCGACGTCGTGAGTGTTTGAAATGTGGGTATCGTTTTTCTACCTATGAAGAAGTGGAAATTCTTGATTTAACCATTGTCAAACGCGATGGTCGTAAAGAAACCTATGTTCGTGAAAAGCTCATTAAAGGTTTACGACGCGCTTTGGAAAAGAGACCAATTACAGAGGAGAAGTTTAAAAAATTAGTTAGTTTAATTGAAAGAGATTTACAGGTAATGCGTAAGAATGAGATTCTTTCTGATCAGATTGGCCAGATCGTAATGAAGCAATTAAAAAAGATTGATCAGGTGGCTTATATTCGTTTTGCTTCAGTGTATGAATCTTTTAAAGATGCTCAAAGTTTTAAAAAGGAATTAAATAAATTGATAAAATCTGGCAAGAAAAACTGA
- a CDS encoding HTH domain-containing protein, with amino-acid sequence MDTREKIIKLIKDKGQITANEIAEYLDISRQALYKHLPDMLSGKQIIKIGRPPKVFYTLKEKESEKTSHEVDNETKNIINKNYFTITPSGEKLEGFAGFVYWCEKQKLPIEKTAKEYLVTLKKYSGFRKDDLIDGMQKIKGTFKDLYLDDVYYLDFYSIERFGKTKLGQMLLYAKQSQNRRLMKELIEDVRPAIEKMIKKFNIDGVGFVQPTVKREVQFMNELKKKLNLPVKEITITKIKTDIIIPQKTLNKLNDRIENAQKTFALEESGHFNNILLVDDAVGSGATMNEIAKKIKDKRIAKKVIGLAITGSFKGFDVISEV; translated from the coding sequence ATGGATACGCGGGAAAAAATAATTAAACTAATTAAAGATAAAGGTCAAATAACAGCTAATGAAATAGCTGAATATTTAGATATTTCCAGACAAGCTTTATATAAACATCTGCCAGACATGCTGTCCGGAAAACAAATAATTAAGATCGGAAGACCGCCGAAAGTTTTTTATACCCTTAAAGAAAAGGAGTCAGAAAAAACTAGTCATGAAGTTGATAACGAAACTAAAAATATAATCAATAAGAATTATTTTACCATTACTCCAAGTGGGGAAAAGCTGGAAGGATTTGCCGGGTTTGTTTATTGGTGTGAAAAACAGAAATTGCCGATTGAAAAAACCGCTAAAGAATATTTGGTTACTTTGAAAAAGTATTCCGGTTTTAGGAAGGATGATCTTATTGACGGAATGCAAAAGATAAAGGGTACGTTTAAAGATTTATATCTAGACGATGTATATTATCTTGATTTTTACAGTATTGAGAGATTTGGCAAAACGAAGCTTGGTCAGATGCTATTATATGCCAAGCAAAGCCAGAATAGGAGACTAATGAAAGAATTGATTGAGGATGTCAGACCGGCAATCGAGAAGATGATAAAAAAATTTAACATTGATGGCGTTGGATTTGTACAACCGACTGTAAAAAGAGAAGTTCAGTTCATGAATGAGCTGAAAAAAAAGTTGAATCTGCCAGTTAAAGAGATAACAATTACTAAAATCAAGACAGATATTATAATCCCACAAAAGACTTTGAACAAGCTTAATGACAGAATCGAAAACGCTCAGAAGACTTTTGCCTTGGAAGAATCAGGACATTTTAATAATATCCTCTTGGTTGACGATGCCGTAGGTTCAGGTGCGACAATGAATGAAATTGCCAAGAAAATTAAGGATAAAAGAATCGCTAAGAAAGTTATCGGACTAGCTATAACAGGAAGCTTTAAGGGATTTGATGTGATTAGCGAGGTTTAA
- the ftsZ gene encoding cell division protein FtsZ, which produces MAEVKPLIESFAKIIVVGVGGSGGSALNRMIDSGIKGVEFVAVNTDVQALHYNKATKKIHIGKNITRGLGAGMNPELGRQAAEEAQNEIRDSLKDANMVFVTCGLGGGTGTGASPVVAELARDIGALTVAVVTKPFSFEGAQRKQISERGLAELTDKVDTIITIPNDKILQVIEKKTSILDAFMVVDEVLRQGVQGISELITIPGLINVDFNDVKAVMSGAGSALMGIGQASGENKAIEAAKMAINSPLLEMSIEGARGILFTIVGGSNLSMHEVNEAAKIITSSADEDAKIIFGAVIDPKYKDEIKITVVATGFNGKRPVGTPSSIAPNIERSYSPTPFIEEDQERHMPSSKSKPSALKMAQAEPATKKVNSDEEEDDELSIPTFIRKKMM; this is translated from the coding sequence ATGGCTGAAGTCAAACCCTTAATTGAAAGTTTTGCTAAAATCATTGTCGTTGGTGTTGGCGGATCTGGTGGCAGTGCTTTAAATCGGATGATTGATAGTGGTATTAAGGGAGTAGAGTTTGTGGCAGTTAATACTGATGTTCAAGCTCTGCATTACAACAAAGCTACAAAAAAAATTCATATTGGTAAAAATATTACCCGTGGTTTGGGAGCTGGGATGAATCCGGAATTAGGCAGACAAGCTGCTGAAGAAGCTCAGAATGAAATTCGTGATTCACTGAAAGATGCCAATATGGTTTTCGTAACTTGTGGTTTAGGTGGGGGTACAGGTACTGGTGCTTCACCAGTTGTGGCTGAGTTAGCACGTGACATTGGCGCCTTAACTGTGGCTGTTGTAACAAAACCTTTTTCTTTTGAAGGTGCTCAAAGAAAGCAAATTTCGGAACGAGGCCTTGCTGAATTAACAGATAAGGTTGATACAATTATCACAATACCAAACGACAAGATTCTCCAGGTTATTGAAAAAAAGACTTCAATTCTTGATGCCTTTATGGTGGTTGATGAAGTCTTACGCCAAGGTGTTCAAGGTATTTCAGAATTAATTACCATTCCAGGTTTAATCAATGTTGACTTTAACGATGTCAAAGCAGTTATGTCTGGTGCCGGTAGTGCCTTAATGGGTATTGGTCAGGCATCTGGCGAGAATAAAGCAATTGAAGCTGCCAAGATGGCAATTAACTCTCCATTACTTGAAATGTCTATTGAAGGGGCTCGGGGGATTCTCTTTACGATTGTTGGTGGTTCAAATTTAAGTATGCATGAAGTTAATGAAGCAGCTAAAATTATTACCTCTTCGGCTGATGAAGATGCTAAGATTATTTTCGGTGCTGTTATTGATCCAAAGTATAAAGATGAAATTAAGATTACCGTGGTGGCAACCGGCTTTAATGGCAAGCGTCCTGTTGGAACACCCTCTTCAATTGCTCCAAATATAGAGCGTAGCTATAGCCCAACCCCGTTTATTGAAGAAGATCAGGAACGACATATGCCTTCTTCTAAATCAAAGCCCTCAGCCTTGAAAATGGCTCAGGCTGAACCAGCTACCAAGAAAGTTAATTCTGATGAGGAAGAAGATGACGAATTGTCTATCCCAACCTTTATTCGGAAGAAGATGATGTGA
- the ftsA gene encoding cell division protein FtsA → MKENLIAGLDIGSLETRLVIGQRVETEGGSKLQIIGAVSVPSEGVNKGIINSIEDTTASISAVLEKAERLLGAPINSAWVGINGPNLKCQTSRGVVAVSRSDSEINTEDINRVIEAAQALAVPPNYEILHVIPSKFIVDSQEDIKNPVGMTGIRLEVITLIIQNLTSQIKNLTKAIYHTGLNIDDLVFSPLAAGTVVTSSKQKEIGTAVVNIGAATTSIAIFEEGELLYASVLPIGSSHITSDIAIGLRCPINLAEKIKIRYGSAKAEKYNKKDEIDISDIVQEENLTDEITVISPRYVAEIIEARVEEIFEKVDGELKKVDRSGMLPSGICLVGGGAKLSDIVEIAKKKLRLPVALGVNRSVATVVDKVNDLEYMTALGLVVWGNQMTKEVSGKGPLANLPFQKMFDKVRGLFSSLRP, encoded by the coding sequence ATGAAAGAAAATCTTATTGCTGGTTTAGATATTGGCTCGTTAGAGACTCGTTTGGTAATTGGCCAACGAGTTGAAACCGAGGGTGGTAGTAAACTACAAATTATTGGTGCTGTTTCAGTCCCTTCAGAGGGGGTAAATAAAGGTATAATAAATAGCATTGAAGATACAACCGCTTCAATTTCGGCCGTATTAGAAAAGGCTGAAAGATTGTTAGGTGCACCAATTAACTCAGCCTGGGTGGGAATTAATGGTCCAAATCTTAAGTGTCAAACAAGCCGTGGTGTGGTGGCTGTTAGCCGTTCTGATAGCGAAATCAATACCGAAGATATTAACCGGGTAATTGAAGCCGCCCAGGCTTTAGCTGTTCCACCGAACTATGAAATACTTCATGTTATTCCTTCAAAATTTATTGTTGATAGTCAGGAAGATATAAAAAATCCGGTTGGTATGACTGGTATTCGTTTAGAAGTTATTACATTGATTATTCAGAATTTAACAAGTCAGATAAAAAACCTTACCAAGGCTATTTATCATACAGGTTTGAATATTGATGACTTGGTATTTTCACCTTTAGCCGCCGGAACGGTTGTTACATCCTCAAAACAAAAAGAAATTGGAACCGCTGTTGTTAATATTGGCGCAGCTACAACCAGTATCGCTATTTTTGAAGAAGGGGAGTTATTGTATGCCTCAGTTCTGCCAATCGGCTCGTCCCATATTACATCTGATATTGCTATTGGATTGCGCTGTCCAATTAACCTGGCTGAGAAAATAAAGATTCGTTATGGATCAGCCAAGGCTGAGAAATATAATAAGAAAGACGAAATTGATATTAGTGATATTGTTCAAGAAGAAAATTTAACTGATGAGATTACAGTTATTTCTCCACGCTATGTGGCTGAGATTATTGAAGCTCGCGTTGAAGAGATTTTTGAAAAAGTTGATGGTGAGTTAAAAAAAGTTGATCGCTCAGGAATGCTACCATCTGGTATTTGTTTGGTTGGTGGCGGAGCTAAACTTTCTGATATTGTTGAAATTGCTAAAAAGAAACTCCGCTTGCCAGTTGCCCTTGGTGTAAATCGTAGTGTTGCCACAGTAGTTGATAAGGTAAATGACCTTGAATATATGACTGCTCTTGGTTTAGTTGTTTGGGGAAATCAAATGACCAAAGAAGTTTCTGGAAAGGGTCCTTTAGCAAATCTACCGTTTCAAAAAATGTTTGATAAAGTACGTGGTTTGTTTTCCTCACTTCGTCCCTAG
- a CDS encoding diacylglycerol kinase, giving the protein MTIFQRLIKSFQYAGRGIHQAWKEEQNFRIEVSTAIIILLLASWLNLGIIKISILVLTCGFVLALELVNTMIEHISDVLKPRLDHYVRQIKDLSSAAVLVAAVTAIIIGICLLLPPLWQLLSWQA; this is encoded by the coding sequence ATGACAATATTCCAGAGATTAATAAAAAGTTTTCAGTATGCGGGAAGAGGTATTCACCAAGCTTGGAAAGAAGAGCAAAATTTCCGAATTGAAGTATCAACTGCCATAATTATTTTATTGCTTGCTTCGTGGCTTAATCTTGGAATTATTAAAATTAGTATTTTGGTTCTGACTTGCGGTTTTGTTTTGGCCCTAGAATTAGTTAATACAATGATTGAACATATTAGTGATGTTTTAAAGCCTCGTCTTGATCATTATGTTCGTCAAATTAAAGACTTAAGTTCGGCAGCTGTTTTGGTGGCCGCTGTTACTGCTATTATAATTGGAATTTGTCTATTATTACCGCCTTTGTGGCAGCTTTTAAGTTGGCAAGCTTAA
- the ybeY gene encoding rRNA maturation RNase YbeY — protein sequence MSVVVTNKTRQRLNQAVIEQAVEATLAFCRKKGSVSVVIIGDSKMKQLNAYYRGKNSTTDVLSFTETESMVPEKNFLGEIFIDYQVIKKQAKKFSPSIRFELAFIVIHGTLHLLGYDDVTLAGAEKMEKMGYSIIKKIL from the coding sequence ATGTCTGTTGTAGTGACTAATAAGACGCGTCAGCGTCTTAATCAAGCTGTGATTGAGCAAGCAGTTGAAGCGACATTGGCTTTTTGTCGTAAAAAAGGCAGTGTTTCAGTGGTAATTATTGGTGACAGTAAAATGAAGCAACTTAATGCTTATTATCGAGGAAAAAATTCAACCACAGATGTTTTGTCGTTTACTGAAACCGAGTCAATGGTTCCCGAGAAAAATTTTTTAGGGGAAATATTCATTGATTATCAAGTTATAAAAAAACAGGCCAAAAAATTTTCACCATCAATCCGTTTTGAGCTAGCTTTTATTGTAATTCATGGTACGCTTCATCTTCTTGGCTATGACGATGTGACTCTTGCCGGTGCAGAAAAAATGGAAAAGATGGGTTACTCTATAATTAAGAAAATTCTATGA
- a CDS encoding fibronectin type III domain-containing protein: MPFIGAQGYTIKYNYEGSNLPPQTIEVGSSLLNYKVQNLIIGENYQFKIIAKKANNQMSNESNSISTIVR, encoded by the coding sequence TTGCCCTTTATTGGCGCTCAAGGCTATACTATAAAATATAATTATGAAGGATCTAATTTGCCTCCACAGACGATTGAAGTTGGAAGTTCGCTTTTAAATTATAAAGTTCAGAATTTGATTATTGGTGAAAACTACCAATTTAAGATCATTGCTAAAAAGGCAAATAATCAAATGAGTAATGAGTCTAATTCAATTAGTACTATAGTTAGATAA